The window GGGATCGGCGGCGGCCGCGGCCGGAACGGGCTGGAGGAGCAGGACGGCGGTGCAGCCGGCGAGTGCGGCGGCCGGCAAAGAGATACCCATAAAAGGGATGTTCAGGGCAAAACACCGCACCCGCCATGCCACCTTGCGCAGGGTCCGCCACCCCTCCCGGTCGCCCACCCGAAGGCCGTAGGCTGGGGCGCACCATGACTGCGCCTTTCGCTGCCGATGCCCGGACCCCTGTCGAGCTGCTGCACGCATTCCTGCGAGGTGGCACTCCCTCAGTCGACCCCGCGGCTCCGCTGGTCACCTTCTACGACGACGCCACCGGCGAACGGGTGGAGCTCTCCGCCCGGACCTTCGACAACTGGGTGGCCAAGACCGCCAACCTGCTCCAGGACGAGCTGAACGCCGGTCCGGGTGACCGCGCCGCCCTCCTGCTGCCCGCCCACTGGCAGAGCGCCGTCTGGCTGCTCGCCTGCTGGTCGGTCGGTGTGACGGCGGTGCCGGCCGGCGACCCGGCCGACGCCGACCTGGTGGTCAGCGGACCGGACGGCCTGGAGGCCGCCCAGGCCTGCGAGGGCGAACGGGTGGCCCTCGCCCTGCGTCCGCTGGGCGGCCGGTTCCCCCAGCGCCCGGACGGCTTCCTCGACTACGCCGCCGAGGTGCCCGGCCAGGGCGACCGCTTCGCGCCCTACTCCCCCGTCACCCCGGACGCGCTCGCGCTGGAGACCGGCATCGACGGCCTGCCGCTGAAGCTGACCGGCGACCAGACCGTCCAGCTGGCCCGGGAGGGCGCGGCCCGGCTCGGCATCACGGCCGGCGACCGGGTGCTCTCCACCCTCTCCTACCAGGACTGGGCGGGCCTGGAGGCCGGTCTGCTGGCACCGCTGGCGGCCGGCGCCTCGGTGGTGCTCTGCCGCAACTCGGAGGGCCTGAGCGCCGAGCAGTGGGAGAAGCGGACCGAGTCCGAACGGGTGACACTGCGCCTCGGCTAACCCCCGGCTCCGGCCCGGCGGGTAGGCATCCCTGCCATGGCCGAGGACGACACCGAGCACCCCCCGACCGAGAACCCCCCGACCGGGGACGCCCGCGCGACCGCGGGCTCCCCGGACCGGGACTCCCCCGACCCGGAGCCCGCGGCCCCGGACTCCCCGACCAGGCCCCGGCGCAGGCGCCGGCGGTGGCTGATGATCACCGCCGGCGTCCTCGCCCTCCTGCTGGTCGCCTGCGGCACCGTGCTCTGGATCGCCTACCGCAAGCTGGACGGCAACATCCGGACCGACTCCGCCACCGACCAGCTGCTGGCCCGGCTGGAGGCCGAACGGCCCAGCCGCACCGCGGGGGCCAAGGGCGCCGAGAACATCCTGCTGATCGGCAGTGACGACCGCACCGGTGCCAATGCCACGTACGGCGAGGCCGGCGGCCAGCGCTCGGACACCACGATCCTGCTGCACCTGGCGGCGGACCGGAAGCACGCGACCGCCGTCTCCATCCCGCGCGACGTCATGGTCACCGTGCCGGTCTGCGAGAAGCCGGACGGCACCCGGAGCAGGCAGGTGCTGGCGCAGTTCAACTCGGCCTTCGAGACCGGCGGCCCGGCCTGCTCGATCCGGGCCGTCGAACAGCTGAGCGGCATCCGGATGGACCACTACGTGATCCTCGACTTCCACGGCTTCAAGACGATGGTGGACGCCGTGGACGGCGTCGAGGTGTGCGTCCCGCAGGCGATCCACGACAAGGACGCCAAGCTGGACCTCCCGGCCGGGCGGCAGACCCTGCGCGGCGAACAGGCGCTCGGCTACGTCCGCGCCCGGGAGACCCTCGGCGACGGCAGCGACACCCAGCGGATGGGCCGTCAGCAGCAGTTCCTGGCCGCCCTGATCCGCAAGGTCCAGTCGCAGGGGGTGCTGCTGAACCCGGCCCGGCTCTGGCCGGTGCTCGACGCGGCGACCTCCTCGGTCCGGGCCGACGGCGGCCTCTCCTCGCTCGGCGCGCTCTACGACCTGACCCAGGACCTGCGCGGCATCCCGTCCGCCGACGCGGTCTTCCTGACCGCGCCGCGCCGCCCGTACCGCTTCGACTCGGACCGGGACGAGTTCGTGCAGCCGCTGACCACCCAGCTGTTCACGGCGCTGCGCGACGACCGCTCGATCACCGTCCGCCCGCCGGGCTCCCCCGACCCGTCGGCGGTGGCGGGCGCGAGCCCGGGGCCCTCGGGGGCCGCGACGGCGGCGGCCGGATCGGACCGGGCCGCCGGTGCGTCACCCACCGCGACCACGGCGCCCTCGTTCGAGGGACGCACCGCGGACATGGACGGCTGCGCGACCCATTGACAGCCTGGCCAGGGTCACCCTTTTGTGTACAGATCATGCCCCGGAATGGCTTTCCGGGAAATTCACCGGAACACGATGTGCCTGGTGAATTGCGGTTCCCGAACATGGCGGAGATCACACCAGGAACAATTCCCGTACTCGACTCGTCTAGTGTGTCCGGGTCGGCGCGCAGCCCGTGCGCCACCCGAGGACCGGTCGGAGGGAGGGAACCCCGTGCAGCAGGACAGCCAGGAGACCGACCCCGCCGACCCGCGGATCCCGCCGGCCCACGGCGCGCCGTACCGGTCCGAGCAGGCCCGGTCCGAGCAGGCCGCGAGCATCCCG of the Kitasatospora sp. NBC_01246 genome contains:
- a CDS encoding TIGR03089 family protein — encoded protein: MTAPFAADARTPVELLHAFLRGGTPSVDPAAPLVTFYDDATGERVELSARTFDNWVAKTANLLQDELNAGPGDRAALLLPAHWQSAVWLLACWSVGVTAVPAGDPADADLVVSGPDGLEAAQACEGERVALALRPLGGRFPQRPDGFLDYAAEVPGQGDRFAPYSPVTPDALALETGIDGLPLKLTGDQTVQLAREGAARLGITAGDRVLSTLSYQDWAGLEAGLLAPLAAGASVVLCRNSEGLSAEQWEKRTESERVTLRLG
- a CDS encoding LCP family protein, producing MAEDDTEHPPTENPPTGDARATAGSPDRDSPDPEPAAPDSPTRPRRRRRRWLMITAGVLALLLVACGTVLWIAYRKLDGNIRTDSATDQLLARLEAERPSRTAGAKGAENILLIGSDDRTGANATYGEAGGQRSDTTILLHLAADRKHATAVSIPRDVMVTVPVCEKPDGTRSRQVLAQFNSAFETGGPACSIRAVEQLSGIRMDHYVILDFHGFKTMVDAVDGVEVCVPQAIHDKDAKLDLPAGRQTLRGEQALGYVRARETLGDGSDTQRMGRQQQFLAALIRKVQSQGVLLNPARLWPVLDAATSSVRADGGLSSLGALYDLTQDLRGIPSADAVFLTAPRRPYRFDSDRDEFVQPLTTQLFTALRDDRSITVRPPGSPDPSAVAGASPGPSGAATAAAGSDRAAGASPTATTAPSFEGRTADMDGCATH